The following coding sequences lie in one Enterococcus sp. 9E7_DIV0242 genomic window:
- the holA gene encoding DNA polymerase III subunit delta: protein MSLQTVLKDIREKKIAPVYLVLGTEIYLSELFKTELLSQLFEPGDDEFNVTSYDMEETTLSVALGEAETLPFFGDHRLVFIENPYFLTSEKKSNGLEHDMKELTAYLEQPSESTIVVFHAAVEKLDERKKVTKLLKKSAVVVDVSPMDEKALRTYVQQAIQNEGYEIEPKAFDLLLHLSDFQLTKVMGELQKLYLFSSEEKRIALTTVEALVPKSLEHNVFDLSAEILSGNSGKALQTYEDLLLQGEETIKLSAILLSQLRLLLQIKILAQLGYQQANIAEALSIHPYRIKLGMQQSKRFELARLEKIFDELVENDFLVKTGKMDKELLFELFILKISGQKQR, encoded by the coding sequence ATGAGTTTGCAGACAGTTTTGAAAGACATTAGAGAGAAAAAAATTGCTCCGGTTTATCTGGTTTTAGGAACAGAGATTTACCTTAGTGAGCTATTTAAGACAGAATTACTGTCTCAGCTTTTTGAACCGGGTGATGATGAATTCAATGTGACTTCTTATGACATGGAGGAGACAACTCTTTCTGTCGCTTTGGGAGAAGCCGAGACATTACCCTTTTTTGGCGACCATCGCTTGGTATTTATCGAGAATCCTTATTTCTTGACCAGTGAAAAAAAATCAAATGGTCTCGAGCACGACATGAAAGAGCTGACAGCGTATCTAGAACAGCCATCAGAATCGACCATTGTTGTTTTCCATGCAGCAGTGGAAAAGCTTGATGAAAGAAAAAAAGTCACAAAGCTTTTGAAAAAATCAGCGGTAGTCGTTGATGTTTCGCCGATGGATGAAAAAGCATTGAGGACATATGTGCAACAAGCAATACAAAATGAAGGCTATGAGATAGAGCCGAAGGCATTTGATTTGCTGCTTCATTTATCTGATTTCCAGCTAACGAAGGTCATGGGAGAGTTACAAAAGCTGTATTTGTTTTCATCTGAGGAGAAACGAATTGCTTTGACAACGGTTGAAGCATTAGTTCCTAAATCGTTGGAGCACAATGTGTTTGACCTGAGTGCCGAAATTCTTTCAGGGAATAGCGGAAAAGCACTTCAAACCTATGAGGATTTACTTTTACAGGGAGAAGAGACGATCAAGCTGTCAGCAATCTTATTAAGTCAGCTTCGCTTACTATTACAAATCAAGATTTTGGCACAGCTGGGGTATCAGCAAGCAAATATTGCCGAAGCGTTGAGTATTCATCCGTATCGTATCAAACTTGGGATGCAACAAAGCAAACGATTTGAGCTAGCTCGGCTGGAAAAAATTTTTGATGAATTGGTCGAAAATGATTTCTTGGTAAAGACAGGGAAAATGGATAAAGAGCTGTTGTTTGAGCTATTCATACTAAAAATTTCCGGTCAAAAACAGCGCTGA
- a CDS encoding DNA internalization-related competence protein ComEC/Rec2, giving the protein MRHQFQKLTNFCFFPVLFAIATHCIVLNFNGVTGLFWLICLIRLFKTERRDLIIWAIVFSLLVLFCAVFVRLKEYPETLNSGPVKMLAFQVDTDNIKVDGDYLQLEGHVYLDDSRQRVRAVYSLGSEEEQTRWQNVDQALLATVSGVLERPSVKTNLNGFDYRSNLRNSSINQILTIESFHDLKVRKVSWYDVITHLSIVRRRLLLYCERKFSPAIATYIQILLLGEQSADSELTDTFNQLGILHLFSLSGMHVVFFFQFFRLIALKLGVTIEQWFWLQLVLSFIFGGLTGFSISVSRSLLQTNISECNRRFQLKFSSLDTWSLTLFCGVICQPFSLFTLAGQYSYSLSFFILFIGPALNGIKQRSVQQLCFSMLLSIFTLPILAVSSYDWKPVGIVLTFLLLPLFEKVLLPNLTILFVSSFFIRVPLAEPLMEKLLQILNDFFHWLGRMNPFSATIGHISTGLFIIEFLLIFLVLLFLEKKWQRSVIFLGILLLLINQKYVLQKGIIAYIDVGQGDSILIQAPFHGETILIDTGGKLDFSKEEWRERKNKKNNADYTVLPFLKSRGIDNLDKVIITHADTDHMGDLLSISDKVFIKQVYFPKGAEADVPFLNMLQQLAQRGTEVSPILAGEKIDSLFQLRVLSPSSVGEGGNNDSLVIHTKIAAANFLFTGDLEETGELELIRKYPQLPVDILKIAHHGSKTSTSKAFITQLKPKQAIISSGRNNRFGHPHSETLATLSESDVAVFQTAESGMIYYEWLPFIALSEAQTILDSD; this is encoded by the coding sequence GTGAGACACCAATTTCAGAAACTGACTAACTTTTGTTTTTTTCCAGTTCTTTTTGCTATTGCCACCCATTGTATTGTTTTGAATTTTAATGGTGTGACAGGTTTATTCTGGTTAATTTGCCTCATTCGCTTGTTTAAAACAGAGCGCCGAGATTTAATCATTTGGGCGATTGTATTCAGCCTGTTGGTGTTATTTTGTGCAGTTTTTGTACGCTTGAAGGAATATCCGGAGACGCTAAATTCTGGACCTGTAAAGATGCTTGCTTTTCAAGTAGATACAGATAATATCAAAGTTGATGGTGATTATCTGCAATTGGAGGGGCATGTCTACCTTGATGATAGTAGACAGCGTGTGCGGGCTGTCTACTCTCTTGGATCGGAAGAAGAGCAGACGAGGTGGCAGAATGTTGATCAAGCGCTTCTAGCTACTGTTTCGGGTGTTTTAGAACGACCTTCAGTGAAAACGAACTTGAATGGGTTTGATTATCGAAGCAATTTAAGAAATAGTAGCATCAATCAAATTCTGACGATTGAGTCTTTTCATGATTTAAAAGTAAGAAAGGTATCTTGGTATGATGTTATTACGCATCTGTCGATTGTTAGAAGACGCCTATTACTGTATTGCGAACGGAAATTTTCACCTGCAATAGCGACCTATATCCAGATTCTTTTGCTAGGAGAACAGAGTGCCGATTCTGAGTTGACTGATACATTCAACCAGTTGGGAATTCTTCATTTATTTAGTTTATCTGGGATGCATGTGGTGTTCTTCTTTCAGTTCTTTCGCCTTATTGCTTTAAAATTGGGCGTAACGATCGAACAATGGTTTTGGCTGCAGCTGGTGCTGTCTTTTATTTTTGGTGGGCTTACAGGCTTCTCAATAAGTGTGAGTCGTTCCTTGCTTCAAACAAATATTTCAGAATGCAACAGACGTTTTCAATTGAAGTTCTCATCACTAGATACTTGGAGTCTGACACTTTTTTGTGGTGTTATCTGCCAGCCGTTTTCCTTGTTCACATTAGCAGGACAGTACAGCTATTCACTTTCTTTCTTCATTTTATTCATTGGTCCAGCATTGAATGGGATAAAGCAACGGTCTGTTCAGCAGTTATGTTTTTCTATGTTGCTGTCTATCTTTACGTTACCCATACTTGCTGTTAGTTCCTATGATTGGAAGCCGGTTGGGATTGTGTTAACCTTTCTTCTCCTTCCTTTATTTGAAAAGGTATTGTTGCCCAATTTGACGATTTTATTTGTTTCGTCCTTTTTTATAAGAGTGCCCTTGGCAGAACCGTTGATGGAGAAGCTCCTTCAGATTTTGAACGACTTTTTTCATTGGCTGGGAAGAATGAATCCTTTTTCTGCGACGATAGGGCATATTTCTACGGGGCTATTTATCATTGAGTTCTTATTGATCTTTTTAGTGTTGCTTTTTTTAGAAAAGAAATGGCAACGTTCAGTCATTTTCTTGGGGATATTGCTCCTGCTCATTAATCAGAAATACGTGCTACAAAAGGGAATTATCGCTTATATCGACGTAGGTCAGGGAGATAGTATTTTGATTCAGGCGCCGTTTCATGGAGAAACCATATTGATCGATACAGGTGGGAAGCTAGATTTTTCTAAAGAGGAATGGCGAGAGCGGAAAAACAAGAAAAATAATGCAGACTATACGGTCCTTCCTTTCTTGAAAAGTAGGGGGATAGACAATTTAGATAAGGTTATTATCACTCATGCAGATACAGACCACATGGGTGATCTTCTTTCTATTAGTGATAAGGTGTTTATTAAGCAGGTCTATTTCCCAAAAGGAGCAGAGGCTGATGTGCCTTTTCTAAATATGTTGCAGCAGCTTGCTCAGAGGGGAACGGAAGTTTCACCGATACTAGCAGGAGAGAAGATCGATAGCCTTTTCCAGCTTCGTGTGTTATCGCCATCGTCCGTGGGAGAGGGCGGCAACAACGATTCTTTAGTTATTCATACGAAGATAGCCGCCGCTAATTTTCTGTTTACAGGAGATCTAGAGGAAACAGGGGAGTTGGAATTGATAAGAAAATACCCGCAGCTGCCGGTCGATATTTTGAAGATTGCGCATCACGGGAGCAAGACATCTACAAGCAAAGCGTTCATCACACAGTTGAAACCAAAGCAGGCAATTATTTCCAGTGGGAGAAACAATCGTTTTGGCCACCCGCATAGTGAAACATTGGCTACTTTATCAGAGAGTGATGTAGCCGTTTTTCAGACAGCTGAATCTGGTATGATTTACTATGAATGGCTGCCATTTATAGCCTTATCAGAAGCTCAAACGATTTTAGATTCTGACTAG
- a CDS encoding ComE operon protein 2 — MTLERIPWDQYFMAQSVLLALRSTCTRLEVGATIVRDKRIIAGGYNGSVSGDVHCIDEDCYVVDGHCVRTIHAEMNAVLQCAKFGIPTDGAEIYVTHFPCLQCTKMILQAGIKKIHYLKDYRNDPYAVELISKAGATADKVTLSKKYFSELQLGEEESSLGETPISETD; from the coding sequence ATGACTTTAGAACGTATTCCTTGGGATCAGTATTTCATGGCACAAAGTGTGCTGTTGGCATTAAGAAGCACATGCACCCGTTTGGAGGTTGGAGCAACAATCGTCCGCGATAAGCGAATCATTGCCGGAGGCTACAATGGTTCTGTCAGCGGGGATGTTCATTGTATTGATGAGGATTGTTATGTTGTGGATGGACATTGTGTTCGAACGATTCATGCAGAAATGAATGCAGTTTTGCAATGTGCGAAATTTGGTATCCCAACAGATGGAGCAGAAATCTATGTAACACATTTCCCTTGTTTACAATGCACGAAAATGATTCTGCAGGCTGGGATCAAAAAGATTCACTATTTAAAGGATTATCGAAATGATCCTTATGCCGTCGAGTTAATATCTAAAGCTGGAGCTACAGCTGATAAGGTGACCTTATCCAAAAAATATTTTTCTGAGCTTCAACTTGGAGAAGAAGAAAGCAGCTTAGGTGAGACACCAATTTCAGAAACTGACTAA
- a CDS encoding helix-hairpin-helix domain-containing protein, protein MKEKIMHYRYWLISVFLIVTLIAFFCLRFILASNRMPEATSEEWLTSSTISEDNLLTASSEEALKSMYVDVKGAIMKPGIYPVEAEMRVWDVLELAGGVTELADENKINFSQKVEDQMVIYVPEIGEETDAVPVEQFSEKGVDSGKINLNTATEQELMTLSGIGQKKAQEIISYREVHGKFTAVEDLALISGFGEKTVEKLREFICVS, encoded by the coding sequence ATGAAAGAGAAAATAATGCACTATCGCTACTGGCTGATAAGCGTTTTTTTGATTGTTACTCTTATTGCCTTTTTTTGTTTACGGTTTATCCTTGCTTCAAATAGAATGCCGGAGGCAACCTCAGAGGAGTGGCTTACTTCTTCTACGATAAGCGAGGACAATCTGCTGACAGCGAGCTCAGAGGAGGCGCTGAAATCTATGTATGTAGATGTTAAGGGAGCAATTATGAAACCGGGAATCTACCCTGTTGAAGCAGAGATGAGAGTCTGGGATGTGTTGGAGCTGGCAGGCGGAGTGACGGAACTGGCAGATGAAAACAAAATCAATTTTTCTCAGAAAGTAGAAGATCAAATGGTTATTTACGTTCCAGAAATAGGGGAAGAGACAGATGCTGTACCAGTTGAACAGTTTTCTGAAAAAGGAGTGGATTCCGGAAAAATCAATTTGAATACTGCAACAGAGCAAGAGCTGATGACCTTGTCGGGCATCGGTCAAAAAAAGGCTCAGGAAATTATCAGCTATAGAGAAGTACATGGTAAGTTCACTGCTGTCGAGGATTTAGCGCTGATTTCTGGTTTTGGTGAAAAGACTGTTGAAAAGCTCAGAGAGTTTATTTGTGTTTCTTAG
- a CDS encoding sigma-70 family RNA polymerase sigma factor, whose amino-acid sequence MSQFDAAKSSLKTWTLTIARNASIDKKRQILRKQDILPLDQAKEQATYDRYLEKEQFLVLIGSLSAEDQLIFLNHYFYKETPQEISTLLSIDVSQVYNHLSRGRKKLKAVLEKEGYNGEYF is encoded by the coding sequence ATTTCCCAATTTGATGCAGCTAAAAGTAGTTTGAAAACGTGGACACTTACCATTGCACGAAATGCGAGTATTGATAAAAAAAGACAGATCCTTCGAAAACAAGATATTCTACCTCTTGATCAAGCAAAAGAACAGGCAACCTATGACCGATATTTGGAAAAAGAACAATTTTTAGTATTGATTGGCTCATTAAGTGCGGAAGATCAATTGATTTTCTTAAACCACTATTTCTATAAAGAAACACCGCAAGAAATTTCAACCTTATTAAGCATAGATGTCTCTCAGGTATATAATCATCTATCAAGAGGCCGAAAAAAATTAAAAGCTGTATTGGAAAAGGAGGGGTATAATGGGGAATACTTTTAG
- a CDS encoding SepM family pheromone-processing serine protease encodes MESKRKYSLKTFIPYLLIAAFILVFVIRIPYYIEGPGSTENLKDFVTVDGKTDKSSGGFYLTTVGVKKATLASALFAHFSDFNELISKEDLMGGSTNEEYEQIQKYYMDSSQNAAIEQAMKLAGVDYEMAFKGVYVLTIDEKSDFKGKIKVGDTVTGADGKTFKSSEELVNYIKSKKVGEEVTVSFTHNGEEREATGKLIELSTKKPGIGIGLTDHTEISSDVSVEIDAGSIGGPSAGLMFTLETYELLTGKNIRKGHEIAGTGTINSEGVVGRIGGIDKKIVTASQNGAEIFFAPDDEISDEIRKENPDIKTNYEEAVAAGKKINTKMKIVPVKTVQDALDYLDKLEEK; translated from the coding sequence ATGGAGAGTAAAAGAAAATATTCACTTAAAACATTTATTCCTTATCTTCTGATTGCTGCATTTATTTTGGTCTTTGTTATTAGGATTCCTTACTATATTGAAGGGCCGGGTTCAACAGAGAATCTAAAAGATTTTGTGACTGTAGATGGAAAAACCGATAAGTCCTCAGGTGGTTTCTATTTGACGACTGTAGGTGTAAAAAAGGCAACACTTGCCTCTGCGCTCTTTGCTCATTTTTCAGATTTCAATGAGCTCATCAGTAAAGAGGACTTAATGGGGGGCAGCACCAACGAGGAATATGAGCAAATCCAAAAATATTACATGGATTCCTCGCAGAATGCTGCTATTGAGCAAGCCATGAAACTGGCGGGTGTTGACTATGAAATGGCATTTAAAGGTGTTTATGTTTTGACGATCGATGAAAAGTCGGATTTTAAAGGAAAGATCAAAGTAGGAGATACGGTCACCGGCGCGGATGGAAAAACATTTAAAAGCAGTGAAGAACTTGTCAACTATATAAAGAGTAAAAAGGTTGGGGAAGAAGTGACTGTGTCTTTTACCCATAATGGAGAAGAAAGAGAAGCCACTGGGAAGCTGATTGAGCTTTCGACTAAAAAACCTGGAATCGGCATTGGATTGACAGATCATACCGAAATATCTTCGGATGTTTCTGTAGAAATTGATGCTGGTAGTATCGGCGGACCGTCTGCCGGGTTGATGTTTACACTGGAAACCTATGAACTGTTGACAGGAAAGAATATTCGAAAGGGTCACGAGATTGCCGGGACTGGAACGATCAACTCTGAAGGAGTGGTTGGAAGAATTGGCGGTATTGACAAAAAAATCGTTACAGCTAGCCAAAACGGCGCAGAAATATTTTTTGCTCCGGACGACGAAATTTCCGATGAAATTAGAAAAGAGAACCCAGATATCAAAACAAATTACGAAGAAGCTGTAGCAGCTGGAAAGAAAATCAATACGAAAATGAAAATCGTTCCTGTAAAAACTGTACAGGATGCGTTAGATTATTTAGATAAGCTAGAGGAAAAATAA
- the coaD gene encoding pantetheine-phosphate adenylyltransferase, whose protein sequence is MTKIALFPGSFDPFTMGHLNTVERAALIFDRVIIGVFTNTTKKALFDAAEKEKMIREATTHLGNVDVLQQERKLTVEVAQELGAKFLIRGIRNTQDYEYEKNIALMNRHLDTAMDTIFLLADEKYGHISSSILKEILAFGGDVSEYLPEAVNQALQNRGLSHGE, encoded by the coding sequence ATGACTAAAATTGCTCTTTTTCCTGGCAGCTTCGATCCATTCACGATGGGGCATCTGAATACCGTTGAACGAGCTGCGCTGATTTTTGATCGGGTAATCATTGGTGTCTTTACAAATACCACAAAAAAGGCTCTATTTGATGCGGCTGAAAAAGAAAAGATGATTCGCGAGGCGACGACGCATCTTGGAAATGTAGACGTTCTTCAACAAGAGCGTAAACTGACTGTGGAGGTTGCACAGGAGCTGGGTGCGAAGTTCTTGATTCGTGGGATTCGGAACACGCAGGATTACGAATATGAAAAAAATATTGCTTTGATGAATCGCCATTTGGATACAGCGATGGACACGATTTTTCTGCTGGCAGATGAAAAATATGGGCATATCAGCTCAAGTATTTTGAAAGAAATTTTAGCGTTTGGTGGAGATGTTTCCGAGTATTTACCGGAAGCTGTCAATCAAGCCTTGCAAAATAGAGGGTTGTCGCATGGAGAGTAA
- the rsmD gene encoding 16S rRNA (guanine(966)-N(2))-methyltransferase RsmD, producing MRVVAGEYRGRRLKALDGENTRPTTDKVKESIFNMIGPYFDEESVLDLYSGSGGLAIEAVSRGARHAFCIEKNFAALKVIKENIAVTKEPEKFTIKKMDADKALEAFSEEGKTFDIVLLDPPYAQQKIEKQLEMMEKNHMLTDRSVIVCETDKMVNLPEEIGFLYKAKETVYGITQITIYRRDESDD from the coding sequence ATGCGGGTAGTTGCAGGAGAATATAGAGGTCGTCGTTTAAAAGCGTTAGATGGTGAAAATACTCGACCAACAACGGACAAGGTCAAAGAATCCATCTTTAATATGATCGGTCCTTATTTTGATGAAGAAAGCGTGTTGGATTTATATTCTGGTAGTGGAGGCTTAGCTATTGAAGCAGTGTCTCGAGGGGCCAGACACGCATTTTGTATTGAAAAAAACTTTGCGGCACTGAAAGTAATCAAGGAAAATATTGCAGTTACAAAAGAACCAGAGAAATTCACGATAAAAAAAATGGATGCAGATAAGGCACTTGAGGCATTTTCTGAGGAAGGAAAAACATTTGATATTGTCCTTTTAGACCCGCCATATGCGCAGCAAAAAATCGAAAAACAGCTAGAAATGATGGAGAAAAATCATATGCTGACGGATCGAAGTGTTATAGTTTGTGAGACGGATAAAATGGTCAACCTACCAGAGGAAATTGGTTTCTTATATAAAGCGAAGGAAACAGTTTACGGAATCACTCAAATCACGATTTACAGAAGGGACGAATCTGATGACTAA
- a CDS encoding YlbG family protein codes for MQVDEEKELIIQKRRSIVVWVYSLKQLKTLKRHGFIQYVSRRMKYVVLYMNEENIETAEEKINSLHFVRKVERSYRPDVEMNFAEKIGTKAAYQYVEEEGFEVEEINTQIRLAENV; via the coding sequence ATGCAAGTTGATGAGGAAAAAGAATTGATTATTCAAAAACGAAGATCAATAGTGGTATGGGTCTATTCGTTAAAGCAGTTGAAAACACTGAAGCGTCATGGATTTATTCAGTATGTTTCCAGAAGAATGAAGTATGTCGTTTTGTATATGAATGAAGAAAACATTGAGACTGCGGAAGAAAAAATCAACAGCCTGCATTTTGTTCGTAAGGTAGAACGTTCTTATCGTCCGGATGTGGAAATGAATTTTGCTGAGAAGATTGGTACGAAAGCAGCTTACCAATATGTAGAGGAAGAAGGATTTGAAGTAGAAGAAATCAATACTCAGATTCGTTTGGCAGAAAACGTTTGA
- a CDS encoding YlbF family regulator gives MIVNESLFDIEDQTELLIQTVLSSQTVDQYKRNKEKMRCSESVQTKLVNFLTSKKEFERIENYGSHAPDFRTKQRALRQAKRQLDMCEEVADFRVSETEVQDILDIVSTAIAKTISEDIKVDAGNPFFTKGNNHGCGGSCHAS, from the coding sequence ATGATAGTGAATGAATCACTTTTTGATATAGAAGATCAAACAGAACTATTGATTCAGACAGTATTGAGTAGTCAAACTGTGGATCAATATAAAAGGAATAAAGAAAAAATGAGATGTTCAGAAAGTGTGCAGACAAAGCTGGTCAACTTTTTAACATCAAAAAAAGAATTTGAGCGGATTGAGAATTATGGTTCTCATGCGCCTGACTTTAGAACGAAGCAACGAGCGTTGAGACAGGCTAAAAGACAACTGGATATGTGCGAAGAAGTCGCTGATTTTAGAGTATCAGAGACAGAGGTGCAGGATATTCTTGATATTGTCAGTACTGCGATAGCAAAGACGATTTCCGAAGACATCAAAGTAGATGCTGGAAATCCATTCTTTACAAAAGGAAATAACCATGGATGCGGGGGTAGTTGTCATGCAAGTTGA
- a CDS encoding CAP-associated domain-containing protein has protein sequence MKRFLAFLAVLISVLVIGYLQPVFFPPEKAEIDIEDINRADVFHTALPHEELPASGYALYIGKKINEFTDVFGEPLTSYDTGLGYELWTFGEEDSEYMEVSVKDKKICAVKAFNTTEAMHPFEIGMTLSEVSDITTVFSNFEIGYKDMAYSVELMEEDMNYRPLFAFDNETFAVLFFAQGKDVLSGVVYLSKEYLLTVMPYQLIAGEALPITISDLLPEMIDEKQKTMIRMINMIRINEALPAYSFHISAEKNAEQLYQFYEEKFYEENAVDFLSVERLESLSRVKSESLGEIATSFIFTNSEFESMLAKSELDLRKSQGIFMTPVYDLSFTALYWFSDSAYYSRFSRDENEAIGVAFSKEDVLVLIQAVENITEETEDSR, from the coding sequence ATGAAACGATTTTTAGCTTTTTTAGCAGTACTCATTTCGGTATTGGTCATTGGCTATCTTCAACCTGTATTTTTTCCTCCTGAAAAAGCTGAGATCGACATAGAGGACATTAACAGAGCAGATGTCTTTCATACGGCATTGCCACATGAAGAGCTGCCCGCTTCCGGGTATGCTCTATACATAGGAAAAAAAATCAATGAATTTACCGATGTGTTTGGAGAACCACTGACGTCTTATGATACTGGACTAGGTTATGAGCTTTGGACATTTGGTGAAGAAGATAGTGAATATATGGAAGTAAGTGTGAAGGATAAGAAGATATGTGCAGTAAAGGCCTTTAATACAACAGAGGCTATGCACCCGTTTGAAATAGGGATGACTCTTTCTGAGGTATCTGATATCACCACGGTTTTTTCAAATTTTGAAATAGGCTATAAGGATATGGCCTATTCTGTTGAATTGATGGAGGAGGACATGAATTATCGACCGCTATTTGCTTTTGATAACGAAACGTTTGCGGTGCTCTTCTTTGCGCAAGGAAAAGATGTTCTGTCTGGTGTAGTTTATTTATCCAAAGAATACTTGTTGACGGTCATGCCGTATCAGCTGATAGCCGGAGAAGCATTGCCGATCACAATCAGTGATTTGTTACCTGAAATGATTGACGAGAAACAAAAAACAATGATTCGTATGATCAATATGATTCGAATAAACGAGGCATTGCCCGCTTATTCTTTCCATATATCTGCTGAAAAAAATGCAGAACAGCTCTATCAATTTTATGAAGAGAAGTTCTATGAAGAAAATGCGGTAGATTTTCTTTCCGTTGAGCGGCTAGAGTCATTGTCTCGCGTGAAAAGTGAGAGTTTAGGCGAAATTGCCACTTCTTTTATTTTCACAAATTCAGAATTTGAATCAATGCTTGCCAAAAGTGAGTTGGATTTACGTAAATCTCAGGGGATTTTTATGACACCTGTTTATGACCTTTCATTTACAGCACTTTATTGGTTTTCAGACAGCGCATACTACTCCCGCTTTTCTAGGGATGAAAATGAAGCCATTGGCGTTGCTTTTTCTAAAGAGGATGTGTTAGTCTTAATACAGGCTGTTGAAAATATTACAGAAGAAACAGAGGATAGTAGGTAG